A portion of the Rhodococcus pseudokoreensis genome contains these proteins:
- a CDS encoding FAD-binding protein has protein sequence MQFATYYDGDGGPLGDGGFSARGAAMAHLATGRPVYARLDRARPDIRAAIRTSQPNYFLPLDKAGIDPFTQKYPVRAVLEGTVRGTGGIRITGTDCASDVPGLFAAGDAATRELITGGRSGGGSHNGAWAISSGTWAGAGAARFARGRPGCAARPPGGKRRAPSSDWSRSTPSRCGAVTGAARRACRTA, from the coding sequence ATGCAGTTCGCGACGTACTACGACGGGGACGGCGGGCCGCTCGGGGACGGCGGCTTCTCCGCCCGCGGCGCCGCGATGGCGCACCTCGCCACCGGCCGCCCGGTGTATGCGCGGCTGGACCGGGCCCGGCCCGACATCCGCGCGGCCATTCGCACGTCGCAACCGAATTACTTTCTGCCGCTGGACAAGGCGGGCATCGACCCGTTCACCCAGAAATATCCCGTGCGGGCGGTGCTGGAGGGGACGGTGCGCGGGACCGGAGGCATCCGGATCACCGGCACCGACTGCGCCAGTGACGTTCCCGGCCTGTTCGCGGCCGGCGACGCCGCCACCCGCGAGTTGATCACCGGCGGCCGCAGCGGCGGTGGCAGTCACAACGGGGCCTGGGCGATCTCGTCGGGAACGTGGGCGGGCGCCGGTGCTGCCCGGTTCGCGCGGGGGCGTCCGGGCTGCGCGGCCCGTCCGCCCGGCGGCAAGCGTCGCGCGCCATCGTCGGACTGGTCCAGGAGCACACCCTCCCGCTGCGGCGCAGTTACCGGCGCAGCGCGGCGAGCCTGCAGGACAGCGTGA
- a CDS encoding 4Fe-4S binding protein, which produces MIEVVLADRCVQCDICIKVCPTDVFAPVSTS; this is translated from the coding sequence GTGATCGAGGTCGTCCTCGCCGACCGGTGCGTGCAGTGCGACATCTGCATCAAGGTCTGCCCGACGGATGTGTTCGCACCCGTGAGTACTTCCTAA
- a CDS encoding alpha/beta hydrolase → MSTATYDFCPSPLPVTRREFAGTSLQSAALAHTLRRTVRPFLDGWARYPELPWPTGVVDLFGYSLGPIRGTQRRPVRLPHCRAEWIRPPGELGDRAILYLHGGAFLCCGINSHRQMVSRISAESQASTLNVEYRMIPRNPIRAAVEDGVDGYRWLLAHGYTADRIVVAGDSAGGFLTFMVTLEALRQGLPRPAADVALSPLTDLDPVNKLAHPNADLCAVFPKRAVGALSRLIERLDTRGGHEPSTSPVDGSLASMPPALIQTGSQEMVYVDAELMSERLSQAGVPCELQVWERQVHVFQAAAGLLPEGTRAIREIGRFIRRATPVSTC, encoded by the coding sequence ATGAGCACTGCGACTTACGATTTCTGCCCGTCACCGCTCCCGGTGACGCGGCGGGAGTTCGCCGGGACCAGCCTGCAGTCGGCGGCCCTCGCACACACCCTCCGCCGCACGGTCCGGCCGTTCCTCGACGGGTGGGCACGCTACCCCGAACTGCCGTGGCCCACCGGAGTCGTCGACCTGTTCGGGTACTCGCTCGGCCCCATCCGCGGAACCCAGCGCCGGCCCGTCCGGCTGCCGCACTGCCGCGCCGAATGGATCCGGCCGCCCGGTGAGCTCGGCGACCGGGCGATCCTCTACCTCCACGGCGGGGCGTTCCTGTGCTGCGGGATCAACTCGCACCGCCAGATGGTGTCCCGGATCTCGGCGGAGTCCCAGGCGTCGACGCTGAACGTCGAGTACCGGATGATCCCGCGGAACCCCATCCGGGCGGCCGTCGAGGACGGTGTCGACGGGTACCGGTGGCTGCTCGCGCACGGCTACACCGCGGACCGCATCGTCGTCGCCGGCGACTCGGCGGGCGGATTCCTGACGTTCATGGTGACGCTCGAAGCGCTGCGGCAGGGGTTGCCGCGGCCAGCCGCCGACGTCGCACTGTCGCCGCTCACCGACCTCGACCCGGTGAACAAGCTGGCCCATCCCAACGCCGACCTCTGCGCCGTCTTCCCCAAACGCGCGGTCGGTGCCCTGTCCAGGCTGATCGAACGCCTGGACACAAGGGGCGGGCACGAGCCGTCCACGTCCCCCGTGGACGGCTCCCTCGCCTCCATGCCGCCTGCGCTGATCCAGACCGGGTCGCAGGAAATGGTGTACGTCGACGCGGAACTGATGTCCGAGCGGCTGTCCCAGGCCGGGGTGCCGTGCGAACTGCAGGTGTGGGAGCGGCAGGTGCACGTCTTCCAGGCCGCCGCCGGACTGCTCCCCGAGGGCACCCGCGCCATCCGTGAGATCGGCCGGTTCATCCGCAGGGCCACCCCCGTGAGTACTTGTTAA